From a region of the Betta splendens chromosome 5, fBetSpl5.4, whole genome shotgun sequence genome:
- the LOC114855669 gene encoding SRSF protein kinase 3-like isoform X1 produces MSSSYAAAISALITANSSNPPVKSSPRPSWARSPQSCSRPTKPAVCPPAVQKPPRCSEPLGAYEEQQENPADYGVGGYYPVEIGEVFVDRYQVVKKLGWGHFSTVWLCWDMVNKHFVALKVVKSAQTFTETALDEIDLLKCVRDSDPKDPKRETVVQLIDDFRITGVNGEHVCMVLEVLGHQLLRWIIKSNYTGLPLPCVRTILRQVLQGLDYLHTKCKIIHTDIKPENILLRVDEIYIQNLSASTKLWQLPASAAEKRGSREKQGLSSLLGKLTGVFHTLGEWSSKVPGSPIKRLTRKDKHRRGHGNAPDRAQRDKARVSFSDDAPPPVNHNSTLHSKLSGPDLALRRQTLLFDDKLDSEPYSHRRSICSWHDLNAAGPVSGSASALLQHAAERNKRPLSTSCPSGDSDLDVLLDLLKPQNADKIFIKIADLGNACWVHKHFTEDIQTCQYRSAEVLVGADYGTPADIWSTACMAFELATGDYLFDPHSGTTYTREEDHIAHIIELLGPFPTQFALSGRNSKRYFNRKGQLRHISKLKPWSLLEVLLDKYEWPQKEAAQFSSFLLTMLELLPEKRATATECLQHPWISS; encoded by the exons ATGTCCTCATCATATGCTGCAGCTATATCAGCACTTATCACAGCTAACTCCTCTAATCCACCCGTCAAATCCAGCCCACGTCCTTCTTGGGCGAGGAGCCCTCAGTCCTGCAGCCGCCCCACAAAACCTGCTGTCTGCCCCCCCGCTGTGCAGAAACCCCCTCGCTGCTCGGAGCCTCTGGGCGCTtatgaagagcagcaggagaatcCTGCAGACTATGGCGTTG GTGGTTATTATCCTGTAGAGATTGGAGAGGTTTTTGTGGACCGTTACCAAGTTGTTAAAAAGCTGGGATGGGGTCACTTCTCTACAGTCTGGCTCTGCTGGGATATGGT AAATAAGCACTTTGTGGCTCTGAAGGTGGTGAAGAGTGCTCAGACGTTCACAGAGACGGCTCTGGATGAGATTGACCTTCTGAAATGT GTACGAGACAGCGACCCCAAGGATCCAAAACGGGAAACAGTTGTGCAACTCATCGATGATTTCAGGATCACTGGAGTGAATGGAGAGC ATGTGTGCATGGTTCTGGAGGTGCTGGGCCACCAGCTGCTGAGGTGGATCATCAAATCCAACTACACTGGCCTCCCTCTGCCCTGCGTCAGGACCATCCTCCGTCAG GTCCTGCAGGGGTTAGATTATTTGCACACTAAGTGCAAGATCATCCACACGGACATCAAGCCGGAAAACATCCTCCTGAGAGTGGACGAGATTTACATTCAGAACCTGTCCGCCAGCACCAAACTTTGGCAGCTGCCGGCGTCTGCTGCAG AAAAAAGAGGTTCCAGAGAAAAACAG GGTTTGTCCAGCTTGTTGGGGAAGCTCACTGGGGTTTTCCACACTCTTGGGGAGTGG TCCAGCAAGGTCCCTGGGAGCCCAATAAAGAGGCTGACCAGGAAAGACAAGCACCGGCGTGGACACGGGAACGCACCGGACCGCGCGCAGCGAGACAAAGCTCGCGTCTCGTTCTCTGACGACGCCCCTCCCCCCGTCAATCATAATTCCACGCTGCACTCTAAGCTCTCAGGACCCGACCTCGCCTTGAGGAGACAGACCCTGCTGTTTGACGACAAGCTGGACTCAGAACCGTACAGCCACAGACGCTCCATCTGCTCGTGGCACGACCTTAACGCGGCCGGACCTGTCTCGGGTTCTGCATCAGCGCTATTACAACACGCTGCGGAGAGAAATAAGCGACCGCTCTCAACATCCTGCCCCAGCG GTGACAGTGACTTGGATGTACTTCTTGATTTACTGAAGCCCCAGAACGCTGATAAAATCTTCATTAAAATTGCTGACCTCGGCAATGCCTGCTGGGTG CACAAACACTTCACTGAAGACATCCAGACGTGTCAGTACCGCTCCGCGGAGGTCCTGGTCGGCGCTGACTACGGCACCCCAGCCGACATCTGGAGCACGGCCTGCATG GCGTTTGAACTGGCCACAGGGGACTATCTGTTCGACCCTCACTCAGGAACCACATATACGCGAGAGGAGG ATCACATCGCCCACATCATTGAGCTGCTGGGACCCTTCCCAACTCAGTTCGCTCTTTCTGGGAGGAACTCCAAACGATATTTCAACCGGAAAG GTCAACTGCGTCACATTTCCAAGCTCAAACCATGGAGTTTATTAGAAGTCCTGCTGGACAAGTACGAGTGGCCACAGAAGGAGGCGGCCCAGttcagctccttcctcctgACCATGCTGGAACTGCTGCCGGAGAAAAGAGCCACGGCCACCGAGTGTCTGCAGCACCCCTGGATCTCCTCCTAG
- the comtb gene encoding catechol O-methyltransferase B, with amino-acid sequence MWLTLVYACTGGAALLYALYRWVIPAAVQYHGGLALVWHDVIVERVMDTLTQSTRPQRLLGAVQQNATRGDPRSVVKTIDQFCKHKEWAMNVGDEKGCILDSVVSELNPATVLELGTYCGYSTVRIASLLPPHARLITLEFNPHFAAVARQIIAWAGLQDKVLLVEGASGDWIPKMKEQFGVKTFDLVFLDHWKDRYLPDTKLMEECGLLRKGSVLLADNVVCPGTPDYLQYVRNSPRYNSQYFRSHLEYTKAEDGLEKSVFLG; translated from the exons ATGTGGCTGACTCTTGTTTACGCTTGCACCGGTGGAGCAGCTCTCCTGTACGCCCTCTATAGATGGGTGATCCCCGCTGCTGTGCAGTATCATGGAGGACTGGCGCTGGTTTGGCATGATGTTATTGTGGAGCGGGTGATGGACACACTGACCCAGTCGACTCGTCCGCAG CGGCTCCTGGGTGCAGTACAACAGAATGCCACCAGAGGAGACCCTCGCAGCGTGGTGAAGACCATCGACCAGTTCTGCAAACACAAGGAGTGGGCCATGAATGTTGGGGACGAGAAAG GCTGCATCCTTGACTCTGTGGTGTCGGAGCTCAACCCAGCGACAGTGTTGGAACTGGGGACCTACTGTGGCTACTCCACAGTGCGCATCGCCAGCCTGCTCCCCCCCCACGCCAGGCTTATCACGCTGGAGTTCAACCCGCACTTCGCCGCGGTTGCTCGTCAGATCATTGCTTGGGCAGGACTGCAGGACAAA GTCCTGTTAGTGGAAGGCGCGTCTGGGGACTGGATCCCCAAAATGAAGGAGCAGTTTGGGGTCAAAACCTTTGACTTGGTTTTCTTGGATCACTGGAAGGACCGCTACCTTCCTGACACAAAGCTAATGGAG GAGTGTGGCCTCCTCAGGAAAGGCAGCGTCCTGCTGGCTGACAACGTCGTTTGCCCTGGAACCCCCGACTACCTGCAGTATGTGCGCAACAGCCCGCGATACAACAGCCAGTATTTCAGATCTCACCTGGAGTACACCAAAGCAGAGGACGGCCTGGAGAAATCTGTCTTCTTAGGGTAG
- the LOC114855669 gene encoding SRSF protein kinase 2-like isoform X2 — protein sequence MVNKHFVALKVVKSAQTFTETALDEIDLLKCVRDSDPKDPKRETVVQLIDDFRITGVNGEHVCMVLEVLGHQLLRWIIKSNYTGLPLPCVRTILRQVLQGLDYLHTKCKIIHTDIKPENILLRVDEIYIQNLSASTKLWQLPASAAEKRGSREKQGLSSLLGKLTGVFHTLGEWSSKVPGSPIKRLTRKDKHRRGHGNAPDRAQRDKARVSFSDDAPPPVNHNSTLHSKLSGPDLALRRQTLLFDDKLDSEPYSHRRSICSWHDLNAAGPVSGSASALLQHAAERNKRPLSTSCPSGDSDLDVLLDLLKPQNADKIFIKIADLGNACWVHKHFTEDIQTCQYRSAEVLVGADYGTPADIWSTACMAFELATGDYLFDPHSGTTYTREEDHIAHIIELLGPFPTQFALSGRNSKRYFNRKGQLRHISKLKPWSLLEVLLDKYEWPQKEAAQFSSFLLTMLELLPEKRATATECLQHPWISS from the exons ATGGT AAATAAGCACTTTGTGGCTCTGAAGGTGGTGAAGAGTGCTCAGACGTTCACAGAGACGGCTCTGGATGAGATTGACCTTCTGAAATGT GTACGAGACAGCGACCCCAAGGATCCAAAACGGGAAACAGTTGTGCAACTCATCGATGATTTCAGGATCACTGGAGTGAATGGAGAGC ATGTGTGCATGGTTCTGGAGGTGCTGGGCCACCAGCTGCTGAGGTGGATCATCAAATCCAACTACACTGGCCTCCCTCTGCCCTGCGTCAGGACCATCCTCCGTCAG GTCCTGCAGGGGTTAGATTATTTGCACACTAAGTGCAAGATCATCCACACGGACATCAAGCCGGAAAACATCCTCCTGAGAGTGGACGAGATTTACATTCAGAACCTGTCCGCCAGCACCAAACTTTGGCAGCTGCCGGCGTCTGCTGCAG AAAAAAGAGGTTCCAGAGAAAAACAG GGTTTGTCCAGCTTGTTGGGGAAGCTCACTGGGGTTTTCCACACTCTTGGGGAGTGG TCCAGCAAGGTCCCTGGGAGCCCAATAAAGAGGCTGACCAGGAAAGACAAGCACCGGCGTGGACACGGGAACGCACCGGACCGCGCGCAGCGAGACAAAGCTCGCGTCTCGTTCTCTGACGACGCCCCTCCCCCCGTCAATCATAATTCCACGCTGCACTCTAAGCTCTCAGGACCCGACCTCGCCTTGAGGAGACAGACCCTGCTGTTTGACGACAAGCTGGACTCAGAACCGTACAGCCACAGACGCTCCATCTGCTCGTGGCACGACCTTAACGCGGCCGGACCTGTCTCGGGTTCTGCATCAGCGCTATTACAACACGCTGCGGAGAGAAATAAGCGACCGCTCTCAACATCCTGCCCCAGCG GTGACAGTGACTTGGATGTACTTCTTGATTTACTGAAGCCCCAGAACGCTGATAAAATCTTCATTAAAATTGCTGACCTCGGCAATGCCTGCTGGGTG CACAAACACTTCACTGAAGACATCCAGACGTGTCAGTACCGCTCCGCGGAGGTCCTGGTCGGCGCTGACTACGGCACCCCAGCCGACATCTGGAGCACGGCCTGCATG GCGTTTGAACTGGCCACAGGGGACTATCTGTTCGACCCTCACTCAGGAACCACATATACGCGAGAGGAGG ATCACATCGCCCACATCATTGAGCTGCTGGGACCCTTCCCAACTCAGTTCGCTCTTTCTGGGAGGAACTCCAAACGATATTTCAACCGGAAAG GTCAACTGCGTCACATTTCCAAGCTCAAACCATGGAGTTTATTAGAAGTCCTGCTGGACAAGTACGAGTGGCCACAGAAGGAGGCGGCCCAGttcagctccttcctcctgACCATGCTGGAACTGCTGCCGGAGAAAAGAGCCACGGCCACCGAGTGTCTGCAGCACCCCTGGATCTCCTCCTAG